A portion of the Kazachstania africana CBS 2517 chromosome 2, complete genome genome contains these proteins:
- the SSP1 gene encoding Ssp1p (similar to Saccharomyces cerevisiae SSP1 (YHR184W); ancestral locus Anc_5.54), whose amino-acid sequence MDANKSNDTNLENVTLPFPEPLRSHPKVQQYLRTKDREPTENNKLVQKVKKWITSRLLKEGLDENSFASRDEKELDTNSRRLSGLEFSPFEINLTEELNNSKKRNNNAEFPFAIEDSDDKSSEDTFLTGHNVTAKNIPRCPLPRPLYSSSPKLNVPGEHKDRIYQNGDIFSKIDGPLDLASVAQLSNYLKNKRVTCQQLRKRLLNVALKKEAESKSINKFLKDLNNWGENSLIKDDSGDTESVLKEINDLFTKDQQLQFEISNKIKDLSKNLEYIALQEGELIKVGKHLVRDHKKYLYIKERKGDNFTQINFLLDKISYSATSYNAIRTCFQDKIRINMRELFQKLSYDYYEHAADLKEASKEAVRHCLAALEANDVENFTPQLEELRRRRVEKLWSTLSPEERANPRKWENIKNGIYDCNDSLLKEIYKSLPVDYTPSPLLLHTEQPSLNFKTGLEDSTTEIFSNDSEYNPLTTNTHFMNNQSLIPGYLVDEQNNADGGSNTISNSPRGVMSYEVPTIPLQFKENKKENELILKKNTVSKEIIDQTDNPHKIHVLKPVPLQIEKDMKQRHVREISGHNNASRHLQKKAEYTFETAELEANVWNGTLNSR is encoded by the coding sequence ATGGATGCAAACAAAAGTAATGACACCAATTTAGAGAATGTTACATTGCCCTTCCCTGAACCACTTCGCAGTCATCCAAAGGTCCAACAATATCTGAGAACTAAAGATAGAGAACctactgaaaataataaattggtacaaaaagtgaaaaaatggATTACATCAAGACTTTTAAAGGAAGGTCTAGACGAGAATTCTTTCGCCTCAAGAGATGAGAAAGAGTTAGACACTAATTCAAGAAGGCTTTCTGGGTTAGAGTTCTCtccatttgaaataaaCTTAACAGAGGAActtaataattcaaaaaagagaaacaaTAATGCTGAATTTCCCTTTGCAATTGAAGATAGCGATGATAAAAGTAGTGAAGACACATTTTTAACTGGACATAACGTCACTGccaaaaatattccaaGATGCCCTTTACCACGGCCCCTATACTCTTCATCCCCAAAGTTAAACGTACCTGGCGAACATAAAGACAGAATATACCAAAATGGGGATATATTTAGTAAAATTGACGGTCCTTTAGACTTGGCATCTGTTGCTCAACTATCAaactatttgaaaaacaagCGTGTCACTTGCCAACAATTAAGAAAACGTCTTCTTAATGTTGCTCTGAAGAAGGAAGCTGAATCAAAGTCGATAAATAAGttcttgaaagatttaaataatTGGGGAGAAAACTCTTTGATTAAAGACGACTCAGGCGATACAGAAAGtgttttaaaagaaataaatgatCTATTCACTAAGGACCAACAACTTCAGTTTGAAATctcaaataaaataaaggacctttcaaaaaatttagaatatATTGCCTTACAAGAGGGAGAATTAATTAAAGTAGGTAAACATCTAGTTCGTGATCACAAGaagtatttatatattaaagaaagaaaaggtGACAATTTTACACAGATTAACTTCCTTCTGGACAAAATAAGCTACTCAGCAACTAGTTACAATGCCATTAGAACGTGTTTTCAAGACAAAATCCGTATAAATATGAGGGAACTGTTCCAAAAATTGAGTTATGATTATTACGAACATGCTGCTGACTTGAAAGAGGCTTCTAAGGAAGCTGTACGCCATTGTTTGGCGGCATTAGAGGCGAATGATGTAGAGAACTTTACGCCACAGCTTGAAGAACTAAGAAGGAGACGAGTAGAGAAGCTGTGGTCAACTCTTTCACCAGAAGAGAGAGCCAATCCAAGAAAATgggaaaatatcaaaaatggaATATATGACTGTAATGATTCTctgttgaaagaaatttataaGAGTTTGCCCGTAGATTACACACCTTCTCCATTATTGCTTCATACTGAACAACCAAGCTTGAATTTTAAAACTGGATTGGAAGACAGTACTACagaaatattttccaatgaTAGTGAATATAATCCACTAACAACAAACACACACTTCATGAATAATCAGTCACTCATCCCTGGTTATCTTGTAgatgaacaaaataatgCAGATGGTGGCAGTAATACAATATCAAATAGCCCTCGTGGCGTAATGAGTTATGAAGTACCGACAATACCACtacaattcaaagaaaataagaaggAAAACgaattaattttgaagaagaatactGTTAGTAAAGAAATCATTGATCAAACGGACAACCCACACAAAATACATGTATTGAAACCTGTCCCGttacaaattgaaaaggacATGAAACAAAGACATGTCAGAGAAATTTCTGGACATAATAACGCATCAAGACATTTGCAAAAGAAGGCAGAATATACGTTTGAAACTGCTGAATTAGAAGCAAATGTTTGGAATGGTACTTTAAATTCTCGTTGA
- the KOG1 gene encoding ubiquitin-binding TORC1 subunit KOG1 (similar to Saccharomyces cerevisiae KOG1 (YHR186C); ancestral locus Anc_5.49) has translation MQVFYGPQPLKPLNTEMRHGFDEQYKDEQFLQSLANEFIFYFDDKKHLTSGNPIPEEVKAEDRDRYYQPILDWKITKDRQKTVSAALLLCLNLGVDPPDVIKTHPCARMEAWVDPLNFQDSKKAIEQIGKNLQSQYETLSLRTRYKQSLDPCVEDVKRFCNSLRRTSRDDQILFHYNGHGVPRPTSSGEIWVFNRGYTQYIPVSLYDLQTWLGAPCIFVYDCNNAGNIVTNFKKFVNKRIIDDEEGNHDAAASSPTSAYKDCYQLASCGADELLLMSPELPADLFTCCLTCPIEISVRVFLLQSPLKDTKYKIFFEAPNPSGRSSKDSMRNKIPNVHIPGTLSDRRTPLGELNWIFTAITDTIAWTSLPRPLFKKLFRHDLMIAALFRNFLLAKRIIPWYNCHPISDPELPDSIATHPMWKSWDLAIDEVLDKIIYDLKNSPQTSELEAQMILRQQESFQSKFAQQEQHDTNKQESVHAQSRFAVGNLSTMSLATHPALQTRKSQVGLRTVQQSAQQQFTGFFEQNLTAFELWLKYASNVRNPPEQLPIVLQVLLSQAHRIRALVLLSRFLDLGPWGVYLSLSIGIFPYVLKLLQSPAPELKPILVFIWARIMSIDYKNTQADLIKERGYMYFIHVIVPQFGMSASSSLDNSVPFSPLSSNAPQNGRLYINDQQFNGTATPNTPPYNHHINDTTDEQKAMAVFVLASFVRDFALGQKYTFHLELVQKLCTYSTSSEVPLLRQWSAILLGLLFVQNPLHKSISMKTGVLDTLLNCIRDPVPEVRTAALLSLNFFISTVDDNDFIGNLQQEYEQQFQQLQYQAQQIQTNIHQKQNHQQQQHFEIQLSKIEKQLSICQYMQSELELIEIKKLKSQEITNLIAVLGLINDGSPLVRKEAIVYFSQVVERYITFFIVVAFNELTLDIAQLEGLDPESMIFADKHPISHGSVFNTVWKALLILAGDPYLENRRKAEQVIDYILAELSAHKDLEVPFSKLEHYLMKRSAKGSTNNKMGFSVNPSKTQVKSFTPSINGTFDKNSKYNQNMPDTENTLHNSTSLGRLFKSFRIGDMTSDNEDNVSILSNNEKKGISLLSVSHGTSPVPRTPRYKEPRLPLTFPLKSSFLDYASEYFQEPQMRKQEADEVGSLEYNAKLWRRNRNDVIIRETQSQKTLALYGDWSKKFSTLDNKSQPKVMNFNQFEDQLVVGDDKDNISVFDIEKKLMISRFSNGNPFGTKITDIKFINEDDIGLLMCGSSDGIIKIYRSYSSSEDVEMISAWRGLTEMLLTPRSSGLITNWQQIRGSLLTTGDVKIIRVWDAHTESIELDIPAKSSSLITSLTSDQLVGNIFVAGFADGSLRVYDRRMEARDAVVRRWRSTGNNGAFINNVQMQRGGYRELVSGTSKGVVDLWDIRSQHPVNTFYDENYQQTGDQRRTTTMTSMQLHEHAPILATGTRQIKIWTTSGDLLSRFKNSHGLMGSSVASTFAATGITSYSSNSFISSMAFHPHRMILAAASSHDSNINVYKCVDSELDFY, from the coding sequence ATGCAGGTTTTTTATGGACCACAGCCCCTGAAGCCGTTAAACACTGAAATGAGACATGGTTTTGATGAACAGTACAAAGATGAACAGTTTCTTCAATCCTTGGCTAATGAATTTATATTCTATTTCGATGATAAAAAACATCTAACAAGTGGTAATCCTATCCCAGAAGAAGTAAAAGCTGAAGACAGGGACCGTTATTATCAGCCAATACTGGATTGgaaaattacaaaagatCGTCAAAAGACTGTCAGCGCAGCATTGCTGCTGTGTCTAAATCTCGGTGTTGATCCTCCGGATGTTATCAAGACACATCCCTGTGCTAGAATGGAGGCCTGGGTAGACCCATTGAATTTCCAAGATTCCAAAAAAGCCATTGAACAAATAGGGAAGAATTTACAATCTCAATACGAAACCTTATCATTGAGGACACGTTATAAACAAAGTTTGGATCCTTGCGTGGAAGATGTTAAGAGGTTTTGTAACTCCTTGAGGAGGACATCTAGGGACGATCAGATATTATTTCACTATAATGGTCATGGTGTCCCTCGTCCCACCTCTTCAGGTGAAATTTGGGTCTTTAATAGGGGCTATACACAATATATTCCCGTGTCACTATATGATCTACAAACATGGTTAGGAGCACCTTGCATTTTTGTTTATGACTGTAATAACGCTGGAAATATTGTtactaatttcaaaaaatttgtgaACAAGCGTATCatagatgatgaagaaggaAATCATGACGCGGCAGCATCCTCACCGACTTCTGCATATAAAGATTGCTATCAACTTGCATCATGTGGCGCAGACGAGCTATTACTCATGAGTCCCGAATTACCCGCAGATCTCTTCACTTGTTGTTTAACCTGTCCCATAGAGATAAGTGTCAGAGTCTTCCTGCTACAATCACCTTTAAAAGATACGAAGTACAAGATTTTTTTCGAGGCTCCTAATCCTTCTGGACGTTCTTCGAAAGACTCCATGAGAAACAAGATTCCAAATGTTCATATTCCCGGTACACTTTCTGATAGAAGAACTCCGCTTGGTGAACTAAATTGGATTTTTACAGCAATTACTGATACAATAGCATGGACTTCACTACCTAGACCACTATTCAAAAAGTTATTTAGACATGACCTTATGATCGCTGCGTTATTTCGTAACTTCTTGTTGGCAAAGAGGATTATACCATGGTATAATTGCCACCCAATATCCGACCCAGAGTTACCAGACAGCATAGCAACACATCCTATGTGGAAGTCCTGGGATTTGGCCATCGATGAAGTTTTGgacaaaattatttatgaTCTAAAAAACTCACCTCAAACATCTGAATTAGAGGCGCAGATGATTCTTCGACAACAAGAAAGCTTTCAATCGAAATTTGCTCAACAGGAACAGCATGATACTAATAAGCAAGAAAGTGTGCATGCACAGTCAAGATTCGCCGTTGGTAATTTGAGTACCATGTCCCTAGCAACTCATCCCGCATTGCAAACTAGAAAATCTCAAGTAGGTTTACGAACTGTACAACAATCAGCCCAACAACAGTTTACAGgattttttgaacaaaATCTAACAGCATTTGAGCTATGGCTGAAGTATGCTTCTAACGTTAGAAACCCGCCTGAACAGCTGCCTATTGTTCTTCAAGTGTTGCTTTCTCAGGCTCATCGTATAAGGGCTCTTGTGCTGCTCTCCAGATTCTTAGATTTAGGACCGTGGGGTGTTTATCTTTCGCTTTCCATCGGTATATTTCCCTACGTTTTGAAGTTATTACAAAGTCCTGCTCCGGAGTTGAAGCCTATTTTAGTTTTCATATGGGCACGGATAATGTCTATTGACTATAAAAATACTCAGGCAGATTTGATAAAGGAAAGGGGCTACATGTACTTCATTCATGTAATTGTACCGCAGTTTGGTATGAGCGCCTCTTCTTCGTTAGACAACAGTGTACCCTTTTCACCACTTTCTTCCAATGCTCCGCAAAATGGAAGACTATACATTAATGACCAGCAGTTCAACGGAACAGCTACTCCGAATACTCCACCATATAATCATCACATTAACGATACCACGGATGAGCAGAAGGCCATGGCTGTATTTGTGCTGGCTTCGTTCGTAAGGGATTTTGCTCTGGGTCAAAAATATACTTTTCATTTAGAATTGGTCCAAAAACTTTGCACATATAGTACTAGCTCAGAGGTGCCTCTTTTGAGACAATGGAGCGCCATTTTACTTGGTCTACTTTTCGTACAAAATCCACTTCATAAATCtatatcaatgaaaacGGGTGTATTAGACACTTTGTTAAACTGCATACGCGATCCTGTTCCTGAAGTTAGGACAGCAGCTTTATTGTCCCttaactttttcatttctacTGTAGATGATAATGACTTTATAGGCAATTTGCAGCAGGAATACGAACAACAGTTTCAACAATTACAATATCAGGCACAACAAATACAAACTAATATTCATCAGAAACAAAATCAtcagcaacaacagcaTTTTGAAATCCAGTTGtcaaaaatagaaaagcAACTAAGCATCTGTCAGTACATGCAGTCCGAGCTTGAacttattgaaattaaaaaactCAAATCTCAAGAGATAACTAATTTAATAGCAGTTTTGGGACTTATCAATGATGGTTCACCGCTTGTTAGGAAAGAAGCcattgtatatttttcacAGGTTGTTGAGCGCTATATTACGttttttattgttgttgCATTCAATGAGCTGACCCTAGATATTGCCCAACTAGAAGGGCTTGATCCAGAAAGCATGATTTTTGCAGATAAACATCCTATCAGTCATGGTTCAGTGTTTAATACTGTTTGGAAGGCGCTGCTAATACTTGCGGGAGATCCATATCTAGAAAATAGAAGGAAGGCCGAGCAGGTTATAGACTACATTCTTGCTGAACTAAGCGCACATAAGGATTTGGAGGTACCTTTTTCCAAACTAGAACATTACCTGATGAAAAGAAGTGCAAAAGGCAGtacaaataataagatGGGTTTCAGTGTCAATCCTTCGAAGACGCAGGTTAAATCTTTTACGCCTTCGATCAATGGCACTTTCGATAAAAACTCAAAATACAATCAAAACATGCCCGATACTGAGAATACGCTACATAATAGCACATCTTTGGGTAGACTGTTCAAATCATTTCGTATTGGCGATATGACATCAGATAATGAGGATAATGTGTCCATATTAAGCAATAATGAGAAAAAAGGCATATCTTTATTAAGTGTTTCACATGGTACATCTCCTGTACCACGCACACCCAGGTACAAAGAACCTAGGCTTCCTTTGACGTTTCCTCTAAAAAGCTCTTTTCTTGACTATGCCAGTGAATACTTTCAGGAGCCTCAAATGAGAAAGCAAGAAGCAGATGAGGTAGGAAGTTTGGAATATAACGCCAAATTGTGGCGCAGAAATAGAAATGATGTTATTATAAGGGAAACCCAAAGTCAAAAGACGCTAGCACTATACGGAGACTGGTCCAAAAAATTCTCTACCTTAGACAACAAATCTCAGCCAAAAGTCATGAACTTTAATCAATTTGAGGACCAATTGGTTGTTGGTgatgataaagataatatATCGGTATTTGacatagaaaaaaaattgatgatatcCAGATTTTCTAACGGTAATCCTTTTGGTACAAAAATTACCgatatcaaattcatcaatgaagatgatattgGTCTACTTATGTGTGGCTCTTCAGATGgtattatcaaaatctatAGGAGCTATTCTTCCAGTGAAGACGTCGAAATGATTTCTGCCTGGAGAGGTCTGACAGAAATGTTACTGACGCCAAGGTCAAGCGGTCTAATAACCAACTGGCAACAAATACGAGGGTCCCTTTTAACCACAGGTGATGTAAAAATTATAAGGGTTTGGGACGCACATACTGAAAGTATTGAACTGGATATTCCTGCAAAAAGCTCCTCTCTGATTACTTCATTGACATCTGACCAACTGGTGGGCAATATTTTCGTTGCCGGGTTTGCCGACGGTTCTTTGAGAGTTTATGACCGACGTATGGAGGCTAGAGATGCCGTGGTTCGTCGTTGGAGGTCTACTGGAAATAATGGGGCCTTCATTAACAATGTACAAATGCAAAGAGGCGGATATAGGGAACTGGTAAGCGGTACTTCGAAAGGTGTAGTTGACCTATGGGATATCAGGTCTCAACACCCCGTAAATACCTTCTACGACGAAAACTATCAGCAGACAGGAGatcaaagaagaactaCAACTATGACCAGTATGCAACTGCATGAACATGCCCCGATACTTGCTACAGGTACTAGGCAGATAAAAATATGGACAACTTCTGGTGATTTATTATCTCGATTTAAAAACTCACATGGTCTTATGGGCAGTAGTGTAGCAAGTACATTTGCTGCCACAGGGATAACATCTTACTCCTCAAACTCCTTTATTTCTAGCATGGCATTTCACCCTCATAGAATGATTTTAGCAGCGGCAAGTTCACACGATTCAAACATCAATGTTTATAAGTGTGTGGACAGTGAGCTTGACTTTTACTGA
- the GND1 gene encoding phosphogluconate dehydrogenase (decarboxylating) GND1 (similar to Saccharomyces cerevisiae GND2 (YGR256W) and GND1 (YHR183W); ancestral locus Anc_5.55), with product MSGDLGLIGLAVMGQNLIMNMADHGFEVVAYNRTTSKVDEFLANGAKGKSIVGAHSLEDLVSKLKRPRKVMLLVKAGNPVDYIINDLVPLLEEGDIIIDGGNSHFPDSNRRYEELKKKGILFVGSGVSGGEEGARYGPSLMPGGDERAWPFIKDIFQSVSAKSDGEPCCDWVGPAGAGHYVKMVHNGIEYGDMQLICEAYDIMKRIGGFTDKEIGDVFTTWNKGVLDSFLIEITRDILKFDDVDGKPLVEKIMDTAGQKGTGKWTAMNALDLGMPVTLIGEAVFGRCLSAIKSERVRASETLVGPEIPKDAVKNRQEFIDELEQALYASKIISYAQGFMLIREAAKTYGWKLNNPAIALMWRGGCIIRSVFLGEITKAYRTNPDLENLLLDKFFTDAVTKAQLGWRKTVALATTYGVPTPTFSTALAFYDGYRSARLPANLLQAQRDYFGAHTFRVLPEFASENLPEGKDIHINWTGHGGNISASTYDA from the coding sequence ATGTCTGGTGATTTAGGTTTAATCGGTTTAGCCGTCATGGgtcaaaatttgatcatGAACATGGCTGATCACGGTTTCGAAGTCGTCGCCTACAACAGAACTACTAGTAAAGTCGACGAATTTTTAGCCAACGGTGCTAAGGGTAAGTCAATTGTTGGTGCCCATTCTTTAGAAGATCTTGTTTCTAAATTAAAGAGACCAAGAAAGGTTATGTTACTGGTTAAGGCTGGTAATCCAGTTGACTACATCATCAACGATTTAGTTCCATTACTAGAAGAAGGTGATATCATCATTGATGGTGGTAACTCTCATTTCCCAGACTCCAACAGACGTTACGAagaattaaagaagaaaggtATCCTATTTGTCGGTTCCGGTGTCTCTGGTGGTGAGGAAGGTGCTAGATACGGTCCATCTTTAATGCCGGGTGGTGATGAAAGAGCTTGGCCATTCATCAAGGACATTTTCCAAAGTGTCTCCGCTAAGTCTGACGGTGAACCATGTTGTGACTGGGTTGGCCCAGCTGGTGCAGGTCACTACGTCAAAATGGTCCACAACGGTATTGAATATGGTGACATGCAATTGATCTGTGAAGCTTACGATATTATGAAGAGAATTGGTGGTTTTACTGATAAAGAAATCGGTGATGTTTTCACTACATGGAACAAAGGTGTCCTAGACTCTTTCTTAATTGAGATCACTAGAGATATTTTAAAGTTCGATGATGTCGATGGTAAGCCATTGGTCGAGAAGATCATGGATACCGCTGGCCAAAAGGGTACCGGTAAATGGACTGCTATGAATGCTTTAGATTTAGGTATGCCAGTCACTTTAATAGGTGAAGCTGTCTTTGGCCGTTGTTTATCTGCTATAAAGAGTGAAAGAGTTAGAGCTTCTGAAACTTTAGTTGGTCCAGAAATTCCAAAGGATGCCGTCAAGAACAGacaagaatttattgacGAATTAGAACAAGCTTTATATGCTTCCAAGATTATCTCTTACGCACAAGGTTTCATGTTAATTCGTGAAGCCGCCAAGACTTACGGTTGGAAATTAAATAACCCAGCTATCGCTTTAATGTGGAGAGGTGGCTGTATTATTAGATCTGTTTTCTTAGGTGAAATCACCAAGGCTTACAGAACCAACCCAGACTTAGAAAACTTATTACTTGACAAGTTCTTCACTGATGCTGTTACCAAAGCTCAATTAGGCTGGAGAAAGACTGTTGCTTTAGCTACTACTTACGGTGTCCCAACTCCAACTTTCTCCACTGCTTTAGCTTTCTACGATGGTTACAGATCTGCTAGATTACCAGCTAACTTATTGCAGGCTCAAAGAGATTACTTCGGTGCTCACACATTCAGAGTCTTACCAGAATTTGCTTCTGAAAACTTACCAGAAGGTAAGGATATCCACATTAACTGGACCGGTCATGGTGGTAACATCTCCGCTTCCACTTACGATGCTTAA
- the PFS1 gene encoding Pfs1p (similar to Saccharomyces cerevisiae PFS1 (YHR185C); ancestral locus Anc_5.52), with translation MNRPSEVTDRSMPFKYTKPLNVNGQRTNIEGCPNTTWMGNRKESNTKPNKNTKFQTSMLVQESNEPGFSQTLSSTGGKQSNMQRKVPDYYHHIKNQNSNSSLQQMNTSSHYRVTDSTIPQYSNALNYTSHQNANLTSGYSSFNAGFPYQSAPAQTPHYTTYPYYNLNAEAESDSCIGESFPVYFDPRSAANMSHKEKVNNWIDNIPIYEIDEDIWGDDCFTVDYSVNWDEQDFDNHQKYSNNVISNITSDEVLFMQSKKIDSLVRRMYYIEQEININVHDELAVAQET, from the coding sequence ATGAATAGACCTTCTGAAGTAACGGACCGATCAATGCCTTTCAAATATACTAAACCTTTAAATGTGAATGGTCAGCGTACAAATATTGAAGGCTGCCCAAATACAACATGGATGGGTAATCGAAAAGAGAGTAATACTAAACCAAATAAAAACACGAAGTTTCAAACTTCAATGCTTGTTCAGGAATCTAATGAGCCAGGTTTTTCTCAAACTTTGAGCAGTACAGGAGGAAAACAAAGTAATATGCAGCGCAAAGTCCCGGACTACTACCATCATATTAAAAATCAGAATAGTAATTCGAGCTTACAGCAAATGAATACTAGTTCTCATTATAGAGTTACAGATTCAACGATTCCTCAGTATAGCAATGCTCTTAATTATACGTCCCACCAAAACGCAAATTTAACTTCTGGATATTCAAGCTTCAACGCAGGATTCCCTTATCAGTCAGCACCAGCACAAACACCTCATTACACGACTTATCCTTACTATAATCTTAATGCTGAGGCTGAGAGCGACAGTTGTATCGGTGAAAGCTTCCCCGTTTACTTTGATCCTAGAAGTGCAGCGAACATGTCCCATAAAGAAAAAGTCAACAACTGGATCGATAATATCCCAATTTATGAGATTGACGAAGATATTTGGGGTGACGATTGTTTTACCGTGGATTATTCAGTCAATTGGGATGAACAAGACTTCGATAATCATCAGAAGTACAGTAATAATGTTATTTCCAACATTACTTCTGATGAAGTACTTTTTATGCAAAGTAAGAAAATAGATAGCTTAGTTCGTAGAATGTACTACATTGAAcaagaaataaatattaaCGTACACGATGAACTGGCAGTTGCTCAAGAGACATGA